From a single Sorghum bicolor cultivar BTx623 chromosome 5, Sorghum_bicolor_NCBIv3, whole genome shotgun sequence genomic region:
- the LOC8070667 gene encoding vacuolar iron transporter homolog 4, with the protein MAMATVSNGDDDGNKLTVVVLGPGTAAAAAVSAGTKPPPPSARHVQWLRAAVLGASDGLVSTAALMLGVGAARRPGGDADADDLRGVLLAGLAGLVAGACSMAIGEYVSVHAQLDVELAELKRADEESAAAAGDGDGGAPLDRAEGLSRPGQAAAASAVSFAAGAAVPLLAAWFVTTGYGARVAVVVATATATLAVFGWLGAVLGRAPGGRAGLRAVVGGLVAMGVTYGLMKLCRVHGV; encoded by the coding sequence atggccatggccaccGTTTCcaacggcgacgacgacggcaaTAAGCTCACCGTCGTCGTCCTCGGCCcaggcaccgccgccgccgccgcagtttCTGCCGGAaccaagccgccgccgccgtcggcgcGGCACGTGCAGTGGCTGCGCGCCGCGGTGCTGGGCGCGAGCGACGGCCTGGTGTCCACGGCGGCGCTCATGCTGGGCGTGGGCGCCGCGCGTCGTCCGGgaggcgacgccgacgccgacgacctgCGCGGGGTCCTCCTCGCGGGTCTCGCGGGCCTCGTCGCCGGCGCCTGCAGTATGGCCATCGGCGAGTACGTGTCCGTGCACGCGCAGCTGGACGTGGAGCTGGCCGAGCTCAAGCGCGCCGACGaggagtcggcggcggcggcgggtgacGGAGACGGCGGAGCACCACTGGACCGTGCCGAAGGCCTGTCGAGACCggggcaggcggcggcggcctccgcGGTGTCGTTCGCGGCCGGGGCAGCCGTGCCGCTGCTCGCGGCGTGGTTCGTCACCACCGGGTACGGGGCGCGGGTGGCGGTGGTCGTGGCGACGGCGACCGCCACGCTGGCGGTGTTCGGCTGGCTTGGGGCCGTGCTGGGCCGGGCCCCCGGTGGACGGGCCGGGCTGAGAGCCGTGGTGGGAGGCCTGGTGGCTATGGGGGTCACGTATGGGCTCATGAAGCTCTGCAGGGTCCAtggagtttga